A section of the Mesorhizobium loti genome encodes:
- a CDS encoding NmrA/HSCARG family protein has product MTSKRNILVTGATGQQGGAVAHALLSRGHRVKALTRKPDSEAARQLAAAGADIAAGDLGDAASVVKAAKDADTMFLMGNSYEAGLEEEIRQGILAADAAKAAGIGHLIYSSVADADKKTGIPHFESKYLVEQHVRQLGIPYTISAPVAFMENVVAPWSIAALSQGSHAFAMPPKRVLQLVSLADIGAFVATLAERRESVFGKRFDFAGDELSGEEQARILSEAIGRPIRYQEIPIAAARQQSEDAALMFEWFDRVGYDVDIAALQREFPEVRWHGFADWARAFNWSISGLRGES; this is encoded by the coding sequence ATGACCAGCAAACGAAACATTCTTGTGACCGGTGCCACGGGCCAGCAAGGCGGGGCGGTGGCGCATGCCCTCTTGTCCAGGGGCCATCGCGTCAAGGCATTGACACGCAAGCCGGACAGCGAGGCCGCACGGCAACTGGCGGCCGCGGGCGCCGACATCGCCGCCGGCGATCTCGGCGACGCGGCCTCTGTCGTGAAGGCCGCAAAAGACGCCGACACCATGTTCCTGATGGGCAACAGCTACGAGGCCGGTCTCGAGGAGGAAATCCGCCAGGGGATTCTTGCCGCCGATGCGGCAAAGGCCGCCGGCATCGGACACCTGATCTACTCATCGGTTGCCGACGCCGACAAGAAGACCGGGATTCCGCATTTCGAAAGCAAATACCTGGTCGAGCAGCATGTCAGGCAGCTCGGCATTCCCTATACGATCAGCGCGCCGGTCGCCTTCATGGAGAATGTCGTCGCCCCGTGGTCGATCGCAGCGCTCAGCCAGGGCAGCCATGCCTTCGCCATGCCGCCGAAGCGCGTCCTGCAGCTGGTTTCGCTGGCGGATATCGGGGCGTTCGTCGCCACTCTGGCCGAGCGGCGCGAAAGCGTCTTCGGCAAACGCTTCGATTTCGCCGGGGACGAATTGTCCGGTGAAGAGCAGGCAAGAATCCTGTCCGAGGCCATCGGCCGCCCGATCCGCTATCAGGAGATCCCGATCGCGGCTGCCCGCCAGCAGAGCGAGGACGCGGCATTGATGTTCGAATGGTTCGACCGCGTCGGCTACGACGTTGACATCGCCGCCTTGCAAAGGGAGTTCCCCGAAGTGCGCTGGCACGGTTTTGCCGATTGGGCGCGCGCATTTAACTGGAGCATCAGCGGCCTGCGCGGCGAAAGCTGA
- a CDS encoding ABC transporter ATP-binding protein, with protein MATPETILSVKDLRVRFRTLDGAVEAVKGISIHVNAGETVAVVGESGSGKSQTMMAAMSLLASNGEATGHVDYRGRNLLTLSKSDLNKVRGAKISMIFQEPMTSLDPLYSIGNQLIEPIRRHRGLNAAEAREEALRLLRLVHIPDPERRMKSYPHEMSGGQRQRVMIAMALANDPDILIADEPTTALDVTIQAQILMLLAELQRKLGMAIVFITHDLGIVRRFADRVYVMRQGEVVEEGEAEAIFANPRHAYTKMLLAAEPTGTKAPPPASAPVVLEGRNVEVTFRIGGGFLAGEPLMLRAVDDISIRLQRNQTIGIVGESGSGKSTLGRALLRLLPSDGLIRFGDRDISTADRQAMRPLRRQMQLVFQDPFGSLSPRMTVGQVITEGLLVHEPNLSGKQRDQRAVEALREVGLDPNARNRYPHEFSGGQRQRIAIARAMILKPKMVVLDEPTSALDRSVQKQIVELLRKLQADHELSYLFISHDLAVVRAMADYIIVMKQGKIVEQGPTEAIFSNPQAPYTQTLMNAAIDVTRFRLSA; from the coding sequence ATGGCTACTCCCGAAACGATCCTCAGCGTCAAGGACCTGCGGGTCCGCTTCCGCACGCTCGACGGCGCCGTCGAGGCGGTCAAGGGCATCAGCATCCATGTCAACGCAGGCGAGACCGTCGCCGTGGTCGGCGAATCCGGTTCCGGCAAGAGCCAGACCATGATGGCGGCGATGAGCCTGCTGGCCTCGAATGGCGAAGCCACGGGCCATGTCGACTATCGCGGCCGCAACCTGCTGACATTGAGCAAATCCGACCTGAACAAGGTGCGCGGCGCCAAGATCAGCATGATCTTCCAGGAGCCGATGACCTCGCTCGATCCGCTCTATTCGATCGGCAACCAGCTGATCGAGCCGATCCGCCGGCATCGCGGCCTGAATGCCGCCGAGGCACGCGAGGAGGCGCTCAGGCTCTTGCGGCTTGTGCATATTCCCGATCCCGAGCGGCGGATGAAATCCTATCCGCACGAAATGTCCGGCGGCCAGCGCCAGCGCGTGATGATCGCCATGGCCCTGGCCAACGATCCCGACATCCTGATCGCCGACGAGCCGACGACGGCGCTCGACGTGACGATCCAGGCGCAGATCCTGATGTTGCTCGCCGAACTGCAGCGCAAGCTCGGCATGGCGATCGTCTTCATCACCCACGATCTTGGCATCGTCCGTCGTTTCGCCGACCGTGTCTATGTCATGCGTCAGGGCGAGGTCGTCGAGGAAGGCGAGGCGGAAGCGATCTTCGCAAACCCGCGGCATGCCTACACCAAGATGCTGCTGGCGGCCGAGCCGACGGGAACCAAGGCACCACCGCCGGCCAGCGCGCCCGTGGTGCTCGAAGGCAGGAATGTCGAAGTCACATTCAGGATCGGCGGCGGGTTTCTGGCCGGCGAGCCACTGATGCTGCGTGCCGTCGATGACATTTCGATCCGGCTTCAGCGCAACCAGACCATCGGCATCGTCGGCGAATCCGGTTCCGGCAAATCGACGCTCGGCCGCGCTCTGCTGCGGCTGCTACCGAGCGATGGTTTGATCCGTTTTGGCGATCGCGACATTTCCACGGCCGACCGGCAGGCGATGCGGCCACTGCGGCGCCAGATGCAACTCGTCTTCCAGGATCCGTTCGGCTCGCTGTCGCCGCGCATGACCGTCGGCCAGGTCATCACCGAAGGCCTTCTGGTGCATGAGCCGAACCTTTCTGGCAAGCAGCGTGACCAGCGCGCGGTCGAGGCTTTGCGCGAAGTCGGGCTCGATCCCAACGCCCGCAACCGCTACCCGCATGAATTCTCCGGCGGCCAGCGGCAGCGCATCGCCATTGCCCGGGCGATGATCCTGAAGCCAAAGATGGTCGTGCTGGACGAGCCGACCTCCGCGCTTGATCGCTCGGTGCAAAAGCAGATCGTCGAACTGCTGCGCAAGCTGCAGGCCGACCATGAACTGTCCTACCTCTTTATCAGCCACGACCTTGCCGTGGTGCGCGCCATGGCCGACTACATCATCGTCATGAAGCAGGGAAAGATTGTCGAGCAGGGGCCGACCGAGGCGATCTTCAGCAATCCGCAAGCGCCTTACACGCAGACGCTCATGAACGCGGCGATCGACGTGACGCGCTTTCGGCTGAGCGCCTGA
- a CDS encoding ABC transporter permease: protein MTDIAAAAPTIVGRSLWGDAWARLKANRAAMFSLYYLALIGIVSVFGPWFVPHQYTTIYADYVRMPPSLSAYPKPDMIQGTLTDAIKRMRVDLKEWHQEGSRVTVRVTSTKPIDDRNIRYLDRSDAFDDTKIENKSPDGLEVTMSTSVKQQYFLFGTDNTGRDLLSRTLMAGRISLAIGLLAGVVAVVIGVIYGAAAGFSGGKIDEVMMRIVDVLYSLPFIFFVIMLVVFFGRNFVLMFLAVGAVLWLDMARIVRGQALSIRRQEYVQAAEAMGVGQRGILLRHVIPNLLGPVVIYMTLLVPQVIILESFLSFLGLGVQEPMTSWGVLISVGAKNIGTANWLLLFPAFFLVSTLFALNFVGDGLRDALDPRDR from the coding sequence ATGACTGACATCGCAGCCGCGGCTCCCACCATCGTTGGACGCTCGCTCTGGGGCGATGCCTGGGCGCGCCTCAAGGCCAACCGCGCCGCTATGTTCAGCCTCTACTATCTCGCTTTGATCGGGATCGTCAGCGTGTTCGGCCCCTGGTTCGTGCCGCATCAATACACGACCATCTATGCCGACTATGTGCGCATGCCGCCAAGCCTGTCGGCCTACCCGAAGCCAGACATGATTCAGGGCACACTCACGGACGCCATCAAGCGCATGCGTGTCGACCTCAAGGAATGGCATCAGGAAGGCAGCCGCGTCACGGTCAGGGTCACCTCGACCAAACCGATCGATGATCGCAACATCCGCTACCTCGACCGCTCCGATGCCTTTGACGACACCAAGATCGAGAACAAATCGCCTGACGGGCTCGAGGTGACGATGAGCACATCGGTCAAGCAGCAATATTTCCTGTTTGGCACCGACAACACCGGCCGCGATCTGCTGTCGCGCACGCTGATGGCTGGGCGCATCTCGCTTGCCATCGGCCTGCTCGCCGGTGTCGTCGCGGTGGTGATTGGGGTGATCTATGGCGCCGCCGCCGGCTTTTCCGGTGGCAAGATCGACGAGGTGATGATGCGCATCGTCGATGTACTCTATTCCTTGCCGTTCATCTTCTTCGTCATCATGCTGGTGGTGTTCTTCGGCCGCAACTTCGTGCTGATGTTCCTGGCCGTGGGCGCGGTGCTGTGGCTCGACATGGCCCGCATCGTGCGTGGCCAGGCGCTGTCGATCCGCCGCCAGGAATATGTCCAGGCGGCCGAAGCCATGGGCGTCGGCCAGCGTGGCATCCTGTTGCGCCATGTCATCCCCAATCTGCTCGGTCCGGTGGTGATCTACATGACGCTGCTGGTGCCGCAGGTCATCATCCTGGAGAGTTTCCTGTCGTTCCTCGGGCTCGGCGTGCAGGAGCCGATGACCAGTTGGGGCGTGCTGATTTCGGTGGGCGCCAAGAACATCGGCACCGCCAACTGGCTGCTCCTGTTCCCCGCCTTCTTCCTCGTCTCGACGCTGTTCGCCCTGAATTTCGTCGGCGACGGCCTGCGCGACGCGCTCGACCCAAGGGATCGCTGA
- a CDS encoding threonine/serine dehydratase, with amino-acid sequence MADLLVPSLDHLKQAYAVTSKATQITPLLESAALARETGAARVFIKPESLQWAGSFKIRGAYWRLKRLSADEARKGVVAYSSGNFAQGLAAAGQALGIPVTIVMPIDAPAAKRDATAGYGARVVLTDHGERAREEVAAAKAREIAEMEGLALLHPFDDPEIIAGQAGAGLEALDQLAAKDASADLLFCSVGGGGLIGGVSLAFHYLSPATEIIGVEPEGFNGMGSSLAHGSIETMPIGPRSICDGLMSRRPGDAPFAAVKTAGVRGITVDDQSVRRAMRIAFERMKLVLEPSGAASLAALLGGKVDVKDRNVLVVATGGNVSLADFMAHMNHA; translated from the coding sequence ATGGCAGACCTTCTCGTCCCCTCCCTTGACCATCTCAAGCAGGCCTATGCCGTCACCTCCAAGGCGACACAGATCACGCCGCTGCTGGAATCGGCCGCACTCGCCAGGGAAACCGGTGCGGCCCGCGTCTTCATCAAGCCGGAATCGCTGCAATGGGCGGGATCGTTCAAGATACGCGGCGCCTATTGGCGGCTGAAGCGACTTTCGGCAGACGAGGCGAGGAAGGGTGTCGTTGCCTACTCCTCCGGCAATTTCGCGCAAGGGCTGGCCGCCGCCGGCCAGGCGCTCGGCATTCCCGTCACCATCGTCATGCCGATCGATGCGCCCGCCGCCAAGCGTGACGCGACCGCCGGCTACGGCGCACGCGTCGTGCTGACCGACCATGGCGAGCGCGCGCGTGAGGAAGTAGCCGCCGCCAAGGCCCGCGAGATCGCCGAGATGGAAGGGCTGGCACTGCTACATCCGTTCGACGATCCCGAGATCATCGCCGGCCAGGCGGGGGCCGGCCTCGAAGCGCTCGACCAGCTTGCCGCCAAGGACGCCAGCGCCGACCTGTTGTTCTGCTCGGTCGGCGGCGGTGGACTGATCGGCGGCGTTTCGCTCGCCTTCCACTATCTGTCGCCCGCAACCGAGATCATCGGCGTCGAGCCGGAAGGTTTCAACGGCATGGGTTCGTCGCTGGCGCATGGCAGCATCGAGACGATGCCGATCGGTCCGCGGTCGATCTGCGACGGGCTGATGTCGCGGCGGCCGGGCGATGCGCCGTTCGCCGCGGTCAAGACCGCTGGCGTTCGCGGCATCACCGTCGACGATCAATCGGTGCGCCGCGCCATGAGGATTGCTTTCGAGCGCATGAAACTGGTGCTCGAACCGTCCGGGGCTGCATCACTGGCGGCACTGCTCGGCGGCAAGGTGGATGTGAAGGACAGAAACGTCCTTGTTGTGGCTACCGGCGGCAATGTCTCGCTCGCCGATTTTATGGCGCATATGAACCATGCTTGA
- the betA gene encoding choline dehydrogenase — MLEADFVIIGSGSAGSAMAYRLSEDGKHSVIVIEFGGSDIGPLIQMPSALSIPLNMSLYDWGFASEPEPHLGGRVLATPRGKVIGGSSSINGMVYVRGHARDFDHWAEQGAAGWSFADVLPYFKRMEDSDGGEDGWRGHGGPLHVQRGSRKNPLYGAFVEAGRQAGFELTDDYNGAKQEGFGPMEQTIRGGRRWSAASAYLKPALRRKNVSLVKGFARRVIIENQRAIGVEIEAHKQIQVVKARREVIVAASSINSPKILMLSGIGPAEHLRENGIAVVADRPGVGRNLQDHLELYIQQESTKPITLNSVLNPFSKAMIGAQWLFFKSGLGATNHFEAAAFVRSQAGVDYPDIQYHFIPAAVRYDGKAAAKSHGFQAHVGPMRSKSRGSVTLRSPDPKAKPVIHFNYMSHPDDWAEFRHCIRLTREIFGQKAFDAYRGQEISPGSHVQSDDDLDVFIRDHAESAYHPCGTCKMGRADDPMSVVDAECRVIGVGGLRVADSSIFPRVTNGNLNAPSIMTGEKASDHILGRTPLAPSNQEPWINPRWQASDR; from the coding sequence ATGCTTGAAGCGGATTTCGTCATCATCGGCTCCGGCTCGGCCGGTTCGGCCATGGCCTATCGCCTGTCGGAGGACGGCAAGCATTCGGTCATCGTCATCGAATTCGGCGGCAGCGATATCGGACCGCTGATCCAGATGCCGTCGGCCTTGTCGATCCCGCTCAACATGAGCCTCTACGACTGGGGGTTTGCCAGCGAGCCGGAGCCGCATCTCGGTGGCCGCGTGCTGGCGACGCCGCGCGGCAAGGTCATCGGCGGCTCGTCCTCGATCAATGGCATGGTCTATGTGCGCGGGCATGCGCGCGATTTTGATCACTGGGCCGAGCAAGGGGCTGCCGGATGGAGCTTTGCCGACGTGCTCCCCTATTTCAAGCGCATGGAAGACTCCGATGGCGGCGAGGACGGCTGGCGCGGGCACGGCGGCCCCCTGCATGTCCAGCGCGGCTCGCGTAAAAACCCGCTCTATGGCGCCTTCGTCGAGGCCGGCCGCCAGGCCGGGTTCGAACTGACCGACGACTACAATGGCGCCAAGCAGGAAGGCTTCGGCCCAATGGAGCAGACCATTCGCGGCGGTCGTCGCTGGTCGGCCGCATCAGCCTATCTGAAGCCGGCGCTCAGGCGGAAAAACGTGAGTCTGGTCAAGGGCTTTGCGCGCCGGGTGATCATCGAGAATCAACGCGCCATCGGCGTCGAAATCGAAGCTCACAAACAGATTCAGGTCGTTAAGGCGCGACGCGAGGTAATCGTCGCCGCGTCGTCGATCAACTCGCCAAAGATCCTGATGCTGTCCGGTATCGGGCCGGCTGAGCATTTGCGCGAAAACGGCATCGCCGTCGTGGCCGACCGGCCCGGCGTCGGCCGCAATCTGCAGGATCACCTGGAGCTCTACATCCAGCAGGAATCGACCAAGCCGATCACCCTGAATTCGGTGCTCAACCCGTTTTCCAAGGCGATGATCGGCGCGCAATGGCTGTTCTTCAAATCCGGCCTCGGCGCCACCAACCATTTCGAGGCGGCGGCCTTCGTGCGCTCCCAGGCCGGCGTCGACTATCCCGACATCCAGTACCATTTCATCCCCGCGGCAGTGCGCTATGACGGCAAGGCGGCGGCGAAGTCGCATGGCTTCCAGGCCCATGTCGGACCGATGCGGTCGAAGTCGCGCGGCTCGGTGACGCTGCGCTCGCCGGACCCCAAAGCCAAGCCGGTCATCCATTTCAACTACATGTCGCATCCCGACGATTGGGCGGAGTTCCGCCACTGTATCCGGCTGACGCGCGAAATCTTCGGCCAGAAGGCCTTCGACGCCTATCGCGGCCAGGAGATCTCGCCAGGCAGCCATGTGCAGTCGGACGACGATCTCGACGTCTTCATCCGCGACCACGCCGAAAGCGCCTACCACCCCTGCGGCACCTGCAAGATGGGCCGCGCCGACGACCCCATGAGTGTCGTCGATGCGGAATGCCGGGTGATCGGTGTCGGGGGACTGCGGGTCGCGGACTCCTCGATCTTCCCGCGCGTCACCAACGGCAATCTCAATGCACCGTCGATCATGACCGGTGAAAAGGCGTCCGACCACATTCTTGGCCGCACGCCGCTGGCGCCGTCCAACCAGGAACCATGGATCAATCCACGCTGGCAGGCGTCGGACAGATAG
- a CDS encoding LysR family transcriptional regulator, whose amino-acid sequence MIDLNDIVVFARVVEAGSFTAAARLLAMPKTTVSRRVAALEREVGVRLLQRTTRSLNLTDAGRLYYERSSQGLRTIEEANLHLAEARAEPSGTIRISAPVGFGGHFLIRAVVDFLTLYPKTNVELRLTDDKLNLVEDGIDLAFRTGRLEDSTLIARKLGSTHRLLCASPAYLARYGMPESPADLARHRCVIEGQSASGAHWVLDGPQGQETVVVAGRFAANEMQAVVAAALADFGIAQLPQPIAEGLINEGRLRRVLDGYATPAGGLHVLYPSSRHLSPLVKAFIDLAAERISNRVNTA is encoded by the coding sequence ATGATCGACCTCAACGATATCGTCGTGTTTGCCCGCGTCGTCGAAGCCGGAAGTTTCACCGCCGCGGCGCGCCTGCTCGCCATGCCCAAGACGACGGTCAGCCGCCGTGTCGCCGCGCTCGAACGCGAGGTCGGCGTGCGCCTGCTGCAGCGCACCACGCGCAGCCTCAACCTGACGGATGCCGGGCGTCTCTACTATGAACGGAGCAGCCAGGGGCTGCGGACGATAGAAGAGGCGAATCTGCACCTCGCCGAGGCGAGGGCGGAGCCTTCGGGCACGATCCGCATCTCGGCCCCGGTTGGTTTTGGGGGGCACTTCCTCATCCGTGCCGTGGTCGACTTTCTGACGCTGTATCCGAAGACCAATGTCGAACTTCGCCTCACCGACGACAAGCTCAACCTGGTCGAAGACGGCATCGATCTCGCCTTCCGTACCGGGAGACTCGAGGATTCGACGCTGATTGCCCGCAAGCTCGGCTCCACGCACAGGCTGCTCTGCGCCAGCCCCGCCTATCTCGCGCGATACGGGATGCCGGAAAGCCCGGCCGATCTCGCCCGCCATCGATGCGTCATCGAGGGCCAGTCGGCCTCAGGCGCTCATTGGGTGCTGGATGGCCCGCAAGGCCAGGAAACTGTCGTGGTCGCCGGGCGCTTCGCCGCCAATGAGATGCAGGCGGTGGTGGCGGCCGCGCTCGCGGACTTCGGCATCGCTCAATTGCCACAGCCGATAGCGGAGGGATTGATCAACGAGGGGCGGTTGCGGCGCGTGCTCGACGGCTATGCGACACCGGCCGGTGGCCTGCACGTTCTCTATCCCAGCAGCCGGCACCTTTCCCCACTGGTCAAGGCCTTCATCGACTTGGCGGCCGAGCGCATTTCCAATCGGGTAAACACGGCTTAA
- a CDS encoding AGE family epimerase/isomerase, giving the protein MSQRIVSFVMSGGVGSRLWPLSREDNPKQFHDLSGDGSMLAKTLRRLTARPAGQTPIFLIASERHAERVHADLAGLDLAGGGPLFEPTGRNTAAAIALATLRTLSEFGDSLVLVVPSDHEISTAGQFWQSIEAGAEAAAAGRLVVFGIKPTQPETGYGYIEVAGAQGGIFDVTRFVEKPDLATAQSYLRAENFYWNTGIFLFRAGAMRDAFAAFRPDIWRATAAAYKAATSDLSGLYMPLELYEAIPSISIDYAIMERAQGIAMVPADFRWNDLGSWQSLLDVGPADEQGNVVIGDVVAIDCENSYIRSDGRLLSAIAMKDVAIVSTADATFVAPVSHSQHVKKIVEQLEKSGRLETRFTPAHDRVIESGAWRRRVHHWLFQETLPLWSTSGVDERHGGFHEALGFDTNPLMKPKRMRTQARQVYAFAVASARGWHGPADRLISHGIEFMARNGRTDKGGWVRTLHVDGSVADATEDAYDHSCVLLALAHAHMSGNPDALRLGEETFAFLDAHLEDHRMTGFLETSDGKGERRSNPHMHLLEAFLAWHQATGERAHLRRAARIIDLFRSHFFDRESWTLGEYFDDEWRPAGEKGAWTEPGHHFEWASLLVDFAGRSGQAELSGFARKLYASAIANGLNRATGLAYGAVSRQGLPLDLISRSWPQAEAVKAAIALDGSGGPDLKPEIEERVGRLFRWHIDPAPLGLWIDRIDERGRSLASDVPASIFYHLVCALTQYLDGTAEKTA; this is encoded by the coding sequence ATGAGCCAGCGCATCGTCAGTTTTGTCATGAGCGGCGGCGTCGGCTCGCGGCTCTGGCCGCTGTCGCGCGAGGACAATCCCAAGCAGTTTCACGACCTGTCCGGCGACGGTTCCATGCTGGCCAAGACCTTGCGCCGGCTGACGGCAAGGCCCGCGGGCCAAACGCCGATCTTCCTGATCGCCTCCGAGCGCCATGCCGAGCGTGTCCATGCCGACCTGGCCGGCCTGGATCTTGCGGGCGGGGGTCCGCTGTTCGAGCCCACGGGGCGCAACACCGCCGCCGCGATCGCACTGGCAACGCTGCGCACCCTGTCCGAATTCGGCGACAGCCTCGTCCTGGTTGTGCCATCAGACCACGAAATATCGACCGCAGGGCAATTCTGGCAGAGCATCGAGGCCGGCGCCGAGGCGGCGGCGGCGGGGCGGCTCGTGGTGTTCGGCATCAAGCCGACGCAGCCCGAGACCGGCTATGGCTATATCGAGGTGGCAGGTGCGCAGGGCGGCATCTTCGACGTCACGCGCTTCGTCGAAAAGCCGGACCTTGCGACGGCGCAGAGCTATCTCAGGGCGGAAAACTTTTACTGGAACACCGGCATCTTCCTGTTTCGAGCCGGCGCCATGCGCGATGCCTTCGCGGCGTTCCGGCCGGACATCTGGCGGGCCACCGCGGCCGCCTACAAGGCGGCGACATCGGACCTGTCCGGCCTCTATATGCCGCTGGAGCTCTATGAGGCCATCCCCTCGATCTCGATCGACTATGCCATCATGGAGCGGGCGCAAGGCATTGCCATGGTGCCGGCCGACTTCCGCTGGAACGATCTCGGCTCCTGGCAGTCGCTGCTCGATGTCGGTCCGGCCGACGAACAAGGCAATGTCGTCATCGGCGATGTCGTCGCCATCGATTGCGAGAACTCCTACATCCGCAGCGACGGCCGCCTGTTGTCGGCGATCGCCATGAAGGATGTGGCGATCGTTTCCACCGCCGATGCGACTTTCGTCGCGCCGGTCAGTCACAGCCAGCACGTCAAGAAGATCGTCGAACAGCTCGAGAAATCAGGCCGCCTGGAAACCAGGTTCACGCCGGCGCATGACCGCGTCATCGAAAGCGGCGCCTGGCGGCGGCGTGTGCACCACTGGCTGTTTCAGGAGACGTTGCCGCTGTGGTCGACATCGGGCGTAGACGAGCGCCATGGCGGTTTCCATGAAGCGCTGGGCTTCGATACCAACCCGCTCATGAAGCCCAAGCGCATGCGGACCCAGGCCAGGCAGGTCTATGCCTTCGCGGTCGCCAGCGCGCGCGGCTGGCATGGTCCGGCCGACCGGCTGATCAGCCATGGTATCGAGTTCATGGCCAGGAATGGCCGCACCGACAAAGGCGGTTGGGTGCGTACGCTCCATGTCGACGGGTCGGTCGCCGATGCCACCGAGGATGCATACGATCATTCCTGCGTGCTCTTGGCGCTCGCCCATGCCCATATGTCCGGCAATCCCGATGCCTTGCGGCTCGGCGAGGAGACCTTCGCGTTCCTCGATGCGCATCTCGAGGATCATCGCATGACCGGTTTCCTCGAAACATCGGACGGGAAGGGCGAGCGGCGCTCCAACCCGCACATGCATTTGCTCGAGGCGTTCCTGGCCTGGCACCAGGCAACCGGCGAGCGTGCCCACCTGCGCCGGGCGGCACGCATCATCGATCTCTTCCGCAGCCATTTCTTCGACCGGGAAAGCTGGACACTGGGCGAATATTTCGATGACGAATGGAGGCCGGCTGGTGAGAAGGGCGCGTGGACCGAGCCCGGCCATCACTTCGAATGGGCTTCTCTGCTGGTCGATTTCGCCGGACGCAGCGGTCAGGCCGAACTGAGCGGCTTCGCCCGAAAACTCTATGCCTCGGCCATCGCCAATGGCCTCAACCGCGCCACCGGCCTTGCCTACGGCGCGGTTTCGCGGCAGGGCCTGCCGCTGGACCTGATTTCGCGCAGCTGGCCGCAGGCCGAAGCGGTCAAGGCGGCTATCGCGCTGGATGGTTCGGGCGGCCCCGATCTCAAGCCGGAGATAGAGGAACGGGTCGGCCGGCTGTTCCGCTGGCACATCGACCCGGCGCCGCTCGGCCTGTGGATAGACCGTATAGACGAACGCGGCCGCTCGCTGGCGTCGGATGTCCCGGCCAGCATATTTTATCATCTGGTCTGTGCGCTGACGCAGTATCTGGACGGCACGGCGGAGAAGACGGCTTAG
- the betB gene encoding betaine-aldehyde dehydrogenase: MRAQPTASHYVNGRYIDDEQGAPLPVIYPATGETIAMLRSATPNVLELAIEAARAAQPAWARLKPVERGRILRRAADILRARNADLARIETLDTGKAIQETLVADAPSAADCLEYFGGAVAAYNGEAVDLGGPFAYTRREALGVCVGIGAWNYPIQIAGWKSAPALAMGNAMVFKPSENTPLSALALAEIYSEAGLPDGLFNVVQGYGDVGAGLVGHDVVAKVSVTGSVPTGRKVLSLAGSKMKHATMELGGKSPLIIFDDADIENAIGGAMLGNFYSTGQICSNGTRVFVQSGIHDRFVDRLIERTKKIRIGDPLDPETQMGPLVSKAQHEKVVGYIGIGKQDGAVLACGGNVPSLQGFDGGFFVEPTVFTGVTDMMRIAREEIFGPVMSVLKFDGEDEVIDRANDTEFGLAAGVFTRDLPRAHRVIAELQAGTCWINAYNLTPVEIPFGGFKQSGIGRENSLAALALYSQLKSIYVETGDVASPY, encoded by the coding sequence ATGCGCGCCCAACCCACGGCATCGCACTATGTCAACGGACGCTATATCGACGACGAACAAGGCGCGCCGCTGCCCGTCATCTACCCGGCAACCGGCGAGACCATCGCCATGCTGCGCTCGGCGACGCCGAACGTGCTGGAACTCGCCATCGAGGCCGCACGGGCCGCGCAGCCCGCCTGGGCACGGCTGAAACCGGTCGAGCGCGGCCGCATCCTGCGCCGCGCCGCCGACATTCTGCGCGCCCGCAACGCCGATCTGGCCCGCATCGAGACGCTCGACACCGGCAAGGCGATCCAGGAGACGCTGGTGGCGGACGCGCCTTCCGCCGCCGACTGCCTTGAATATTTCGGCGGCGCGGTCGCCGCCTACAATGGCGAGGCCGTCGATCTCGGCGGTCCTTTCGCCTACACGCGGCGCGAAGCGCTCGGTGTCTGCGTCGGCATTGGCGCCTGGAATTATCCTATCCAGATCGCCGGCTGGAAATCGGCACCGGCGCTGGCCATGGGCAATGCCATGGTGTTCAAGCCGTCGGAAAACACGCCGCTTTCAGCACTGGCGCTGGCCGAGATATACAGCGAGGCCGGCTTGCCCGACGGGTTGTTCAATGTGGTGCAGGGCTATGGCGATGTCGGGGCCGGTCTGGTGGGACACGATGTCGTCGCCAAGGTCTCGGTGACCGGCTCGGTGCCGACCGGACGCAAGGTGCTGTCGCTCGCCGGTTCGAAGATGAAGCACGCGACGATGGAGCTCGGCGGCAAGTCGCCGCTGATCATCTTCGACGACGCCGACATCGAAAACGCCATTGGCGGCGCCATGCTCGGCAATTTCTACTCGACCGGCCAGATCTGCTCCAACGGTACGCGCGTCTTCGTGCAAAGCGGCATCCATGACCGCTTCGTCGACCGGCTAATTGAGCGGACGAAAAAGATCCGCATCGGCGATCCGCTCGACCCCGAGACCCAGATGGGGCCGCTGGTCTCGAAAGCACAGCATGAGAAGGTCGTCGGCTATATCGGGATCGGCAAGCAGGATGGCGCTGTTCTGGCCTGCGGCGGCAACGTGCCTTCGCTGCAAGGCTTCGACGGTGGCTTCTTCGTCGAGCCGACGGTGTTCACCGGTGTCACCGACATGATGCGCATCGCCCGCGAGGAAATTTTCGGGCCGGTCATGAGTGTGCTGAAATTCGACGGCGAGGACGAGGTGATCGACCGCGCCAACGACACCGAATTCGGCCTCGCCGCCGGCGTGTTCACACGCGACCTGCCGCGCGCCCACCGTGTCATCGCCGAATTGCAGGCGGGCACCTGCTGGATCAATGCCTACAATCTGACGCCGGTGGAAATCCCCTTCGGCGGTTTCAAGCAGTCCGGCATCGGCCGCGAGAACTCGCTGGCGGCACTGGCGCTCTATTCGCAGCTGAAGTCGATCTATGTCGAGACGGGGGACGTGGCGAGCCCGTATTGA